Within Winogradskyella helgolandensis, the genomic segment ACATTAGATAATGCTGTTTTTACCTGATCGTAAATACCGTTTTTCTTAATACTTCCTCCACCGTAAAGCAATAATACTTTAGCATCTTTAGGAATTTCGTTTGCTAGTTTTTCTATAGTGTTCTTTCCAAAAATTATTTTGGTCGGATTTTTAAATTCAAAATTGTTCATTGTCTTTTTCTTTTTTATTATTTATAATTCAACGATCATTTTCCCTTTGTTTTTACCTTCGAAAAGGTCGATAAAAGCTTTTGGAATATTGTCAAAACCTTTAACGATGGTTTCTGAGTACGTGAGTTTACCTTCGGATAACCAAGTTGCTAATTGCTTTATAGCTTCGGGAAATTTCTCAGCATAATTAGAAACAATAAATCCTTGCATTAACGCACTATTTTTTACTAAGAAGGGTTGTACGCTTAAACTTTTAGGTGCTTCTGTATTGTTGTAAACCGAAATGGCTCCGCATACGATGATTCGTGCTAATCTATTAATATTCACTAATACAGCATCTGATATTGGACCTCCAACATTATCGAAATAGATATCTACACCATTTGGTGCTGCTTCAGCAATCGCTGATTTCATATCTTTGGTGGTCTTATAATTAATACCAACATCGAAACCGAATTTGCTTTTTAGAAGCTCTATTTTTTCATCTGTTCCGGCAATACCAATTACTCTAAGTCCAAGTATTTTTCCAATTTGTCCCACAACAGATCCTACAGCACCAGCTGCTCCAGAAACTACTAAGGTTTCTCCCGCTTTAGGTTTTCCTATTTCAGTTAAGCCTGTATAAGCTGTTAAACCTGTCATGCCTAGAATACCTAAATATGCTGACAATGGCGCTTTAG encodes:
- a CDS encoding NADP-dependent oxidoreductase, with amino-acid sequence MTKTILLKNRPEGKPSMSDFEFITEESENTISKGEILLETKYVSVDPYLRGRMSDAKSYVPPFQLNKPIQSGVIAKVLESKNEKFAEGDYVSGMLNWQTKQVSKAEGLTKVDPSKAPLSAYLGILGMTGLTAYTGLTEIGKPKAGETLVVSGAAGAVGSVVGQIGKILGLRVIGIAGTDEKIELLKSKFGFDVGINYKTTKDMKSAIAEAAPNGVDIYFDNVGGPISDAVLVNINRLARIIVCGAISVYNNTEAPKSLSVQPFLVKNSALMQGFIVSNYAEKFPEAIKQLATWLSEGKLTYSETIVKGFDNIPKAFIDLFEGKNKGKMIVEL